GCCCTGGCCAAGGTGCCGGACAACACCATGGTGCGCATCGCGCTGGCCAAGGTGCGCCGGCGGATGGGCGACGACGCGGAGGCCCAGAAGCTGCTGGAGGCCGCCCACGCCAGCGACCCGTCCGACGTGGGCGCGGCGAATGACCTGGCCGTGCTGCTGATGTCGAAGCCCGGGGGCGCGGCCAACGCGCGCGCGGTGCTGGCGCCAGCGCTCCAGGCGCATCCGGACGACGCGGGGCTGCACCTCAATCAGGCCCTGTCGCTGGCGGACACCGACAAGGCCCAGGCCCGCACGCACGCGCAGAAGGCCCAGGCCAGCACCGACAAGCACATCCGCGAGCAGGCGGATCGGCTCGTCGCCGCGCTGGCTGGCAAGTAGTCACCTACGACGCTCGAGGCCGCTGTGTTCTTCGCGGCCCCGCGCCGTCCAGGACTTCCTTTCATCACCGGAGAGGGAGTCCGCGCTGAAGTACGACGCAGCAACCGAACCGCAGGAGCGCGAGGTGCAGGTCGGCTCGGCGCTCCTCTCGGGTGCGCAGGCGATTGAAGTGGTGCAACCAGGGCAGGCTGCGCTCCACCCCCCAGCGGTGGCGTCCCAGCTTCTGGCTCGACCCGAATCCTTTGCACGCGCTGCTCGCCCAGCGCTGCCAGGCGTACCTGCTCGCTCGCGCACGTCCCCCTGAGCACTGGCGTCGCGAAACGCGCGACTGGACACCCGCGGGGTCCGTGCGCCTCCATCCCTCGCCGGAAGCCCAGCAACTGACGCGCATCGGCTGAACCCTCTCACGCGACAACCCCCTTGACGCCCACCGCGTGCCCCACCCGGGCCGGGCTCCCTCCAGGGCCGCGCCCCGCACCGCGGGATGAGTCATGGCCTGGAGGGGCGTGAGCCCCACCCAGCAGCGTTCGCCATTCCACGTCTGTCTTTGCGTGTCCCCCGCCGAAAAGGCAGTTGTTGGAACAGAGCACGGACTTCAGCTTCCTGGCACGCAAGCAATCAGGGTCTTTGCCACCGCTCACGGGCGCTCGTCGCTCCGGGGAGGGTTCTTTTTCGCTTGCGTGAAGGTCCACGGCGAACGACCCGACGGGGAGCACCGCACAATGGCAAGCAAGACGAAGGAAGACTGCAACTGCGCTGACGTGGCCGATGCGGCCGACGGATGCGTCAAGGTCCAGGTCCACGTGGACCTGAAGAAGAAGACGCTGGATGTGAACATGGAGTCGGGGTGCACGCAGCCCGTCGGCGCGGGTCAGGCCCCGGCCCCCACGGCGACCCAGCCGCTGGCCGCCTGGAACAGGCAGAGCGGAGGTGACACCTTCCAGGTCATCTTCAACGGGAAGGTCTACGAGAACGCCTGGTGGGTCGAGGCGATTCACTGCCCTGGCCAGGTGGATGATCCGAACACCAACCCGTGGCGCTACAAGCGGGACGCCACGCAGCCGGAGATGGATGAGCTCGGCAACCCGACCGATTGCAACAACCCCATCCCCGAGCCGGGCGACGCCCTGACCCGCGACGACGCGCAGACCCTGGCCGGTTACAAGAAGGTGGGTTACGAGCGCGACGGCTCCGGCACGAGCAAGCTGTCGTACTCGTCGGCCCGGGTGGCCAAGCCCGTCTACAACCAGTACGCCCAGGCCAGCACGAAGCCGAAGGTGTCGGCCTACATCACCGACTGGTGCCAGTACGACGGCCGCCTGGACAAGCCCGCGGACCAGCTCGAGGCCAAGGACTACGGCCGCGGCTTCGACCTGCTGAACATCCCGGTGACGGCCTACGACCGGCTCATCTTCAGCTTCATGGGCGTCTACAAGCAGGCGCGCAACCCGGAGACGAAGCCCGGGGACAAGGACATCGCGGACAGCATCATCGCGCACGCGGAAGGCGCGGGCTTTGGCCAGCTGGGCCACGTGACGCTCGTGGACGCGTGGGGTGACCTGGCGTCGTACCGCAACTGCGGCCTCACCGCCGGCCACTACGACGTGACGCCGACGAACTGGCTGAACTACTACACCGAGTCGCAGGTGGCGGGCCTGCTCGGCGGTCTGCGCGAGCTGAAGAAGAAGGCCGACGCGGCGAACCACCCGCTGGACCTGGCGTTCTCCATTGGCGGCTGGTCCATGTCCGCCTACTTCTCCCCGATGGCGGCCGACCCCGCGCAGCGCAAGGTCTTCATCGACAGCGTCATCGACATCTTCACCCGCTTCCCCATGTTCTCCGCGGTGGACATCGACTGGGAGTACCCGGGCGGCGGCGGCCTGGACTTCAACCCGGTGCTCCCCGAGGACGGCGCGAACTTCGCCCTCCTCATCGAGGAGCTGCGCGCCCGCCTGGACGCCCTGCCGGCCCTGCCCGGGGGCAAGAAGCGGGAGATCACCATCGCGGCGGCGTGCGACGTGGAGAAGCTGAAGCGGGCCAACATCCCGGAGTTGATCCGCAAGGGCCTCAACAACGTCTACCTGATGGCGTACGACTTCTTCGGCTTCTCCTGGGCGAACGAGCTCGCGCACCACACCAACCTCCACGCGTCCCCGGGCCGGCCCTTCTCCGCCGAAGCCGCGGTGAAGTACCTGCTGGAGTCGGGGGTGCCCTCCACGGCGCTCCACATGGGCTACGCCAACTACGGCCGGGCCGCGGCGCAGGCCAACCCGGACACCGGCACGCACAACAAGCAGGGCAGTCCGCTGGGCTCCTTCGAGGCGGGCGCGGTGGAGTTCTTCGACTCCATCTTCAACCACATCGACTTCACGAAGAGCCCGCCGGAGGGCAAGCACGGCTTCACGCTGTACACCGACCCGACGCCCAACGCGGACTACCTGTACAGCAGCACCATGCAGCACTTCATCTCGCTGGACACGCCGCGCACGGTGAAGGCCAAGGCGGAGTTCGCCCTCGAGCACCAGCTGGGCGGCATGTTCTCCTGGTCCGCGGACCAGGATGACGGCCTGCTCTGCAACGCCGCGCGCGAGGGCCTGGGCTACTCGCTCACGGCCAACGGCAAGACGTTCGACATGGCGCCCACCTACAAGCCCGGCGCGACCCGGCCGCTGGGCCCGACGGGCAAGGGCAAGGGTGTGAAGTAGCCCCTTCCGCCCTCCTGACGTGAGCCGCCCCGGACGCCTTCGCATGCGTCCGGGGCGGCTCCGCCCACGCCACGGGCCGCGCCTGATGACTGGAGACATCAGGCAGTGACGGCGGTCACCAGTCCCAGCCGCGCGAATCGCGCTGGCGCGCCTCCAAGCCCAAGGAAGATCAAGGGATTGCGCATGTCCCTGGGCCTCCGGGGCCCTGGCACGCCCGCTGCTATGGGTGGACTCAACGCTGAACGCGGTCCCAACCCTCTTCTTCCTGAAACGAGTTCCCCCATGAAGATCTCCGGTCGCGGCTCCTCCAACGCCATCCGCCGTCCCCCCGCGCAGGACCTCCCGTCCTCCAAGCCGAGCACGCCCAAGCCGAGCACGCCCAACGCGCCCCAGAAGCCGAACTCGCCCAACACCACGCTGAAGCCGGACACCAAGCCGAACTCGCCCAACGCGCCCCAGAAGCCGGACGGCAAGCCGAACTCGCCCAACGCGCCCCAGAAGCCGGACTCCCGGTTCTCGAAGACCGACCTCTTCAACTCCGCCATGCAGGTGCCGGATGCCCTGCTCTCCACGAGCTCGCTGATCAACGGCCTCCAGGGTCCGGGCGGAATGCCCCCCTCGCCCGCGATGCTCGACGGCCTCCAGGGTCCGGGCGGAATGCCCCCCTCGCCCGCGATGCTCGACGGCCTCCAGGGTCCGGGCGGAATGCCGCCCTCGCCCGCGATGCTCGACGGCCTCCAGGGTCCGGGCGGAATGCCCCCGCCCTCGATGATCGACGGCCTCCAGGGTCCGGGCGCCATGTCTTCCTCGCCGGTGATGCAGTCGCTCCAGACGGACGCCTTCTCCCCGGCCGGCTCCAGCAAGACCGAGAGCATCGGCAAGCTGCTGGAGGGCATCACCTCGGTGATCAGCAGCATCACGGAGCTGGTGCAAGCCGCGACCCAGGGCGTGCAGGCGGTCTCCCAGGGCGTGCAAGGCGTGGCCGGTGCCGTTGGCACTGCGGGCGGCTCGCTGCTCGGTGGCGCGCTCGGTCAGGCCAACCCGGACCCGACCGCCGGCATGAATCAGGCCCCCACCATCGAGTAGGCCGACGGCACCGCGCCTCGGAGAAAAACAAGGAGCCCCTTTCCAGCACGGGCTGGGAAGGGGCTCTTCGTCATCACGAGGACCCGGCGCGGGTCACTTCGGCGCGCCAGCCCCTGGATGCGCGGCGGGCGCCAGCGTCACCAGCGCCTCCACGCCGAAATCCGTGATGCTCGACCTGGGCTCCCGGGGCAGCGTCTGCCGCACCTATCGCACCGCCTCCCGGAGGGCCGGGCCTCTCAGACCCGGGCACCGGCTCCGGTCCTCTGAGCGAGCCTCCACCGTTGCACGGTCAACCCATGCAGCCCGCGAGGCACCACGTATCCGCGGGAACGGAGGCCTCATGGCCCAGGAAAAGCTCGAGCGAAACAAACCCCACGCGAACATCGGAACGATCGGGCACGTGGACCACGGCAAGACGACGCTGACGGCGGCCATCACGAAGGTGCTGGCGAAGTCGGGCGGCGCCTCGTTCCTGGCGTACGACCAGCTCGACAAGGCGCCAGAAGAGCGCGGGCGTGGCATCCCCCTCTCCACGTCGCACGTGGAATACAAGACGGCGAACCGCCACTACACGCACGTCGACTGCCCGGAGCACGCCGACTATGTGAAGAACATGCTCACGGGCGCGGCGCAGCTGGACGGCGCCATCCTGGTGGTGTCGGCGGCGGACGGCCCGATGCCCCAGACGCGCGAGCACATCCTGCTGGCCCGTCAGGTGGGCGTGCCATCCATCGTGGTCTTCCTGAACAAGGTCGACCTGGTGGACGACGCAGGGTCATGCGAACTCGTGGAGTTGGAGGTCCGTGAGCTGCTGAGTACGTATGGCTTTCCCGGGGATGACGTCCCCGTCATCCAGGGCTCGGCGCTGATGGCGCTGGAAGGCAAGGACGACAACGCAACGGGCGAGACGGCCATCCTGAAGCTGCTGGAGGCGGTGGACAGCTACATCCCGACGCCGGCAAGAGCGGAGGATGGGCCCTTCTTGATGCCCATTGAAGACGTCTTCTCCATCACCGGTCGAGGCACCGTGGTGACGGGGCGCGTGGAGCGAGGTGTCATCAAGGTGGGCGAAGCAGTGGAGATCGTCGGCCTCCGGGAGACGCGGAGTTCGGGGGTGACGGGCATCGAGATGTTCCGCCAGCTGCTGGACCATGGCCGGGCGGGCGACAACATCGGCGTGCTGTTGCGTGGCATCAATCGCGAGGATGTGGAGCGCGGGCAGGTGCTGGCGAAGCCAGGCACCATCCAACCGCACACGAAGTTCAAGGCGGAAGTCTACGTGCTGTCGAAGGAGGAGGGTGGCGGCAACACCCCGTTCCGCACCCACTACCGCCCGCAGTTCTACTTCCGCACCACGGACGTGACCGGCGTCATGAAGCTGCCGGAAGGCAGCGAGATGGTCATGCCAGGTGACAACACCTCCGTGGAGGTGGAGCTCATCGCTCCCATCGCGATGGAGCCGGGTGTCCGGTTCGCGGTTCGCGCAGGAGGTCGCACCGTGGGCGTGGGCGTCGTGGCGCAGATCATCCACGAGTAGCACGCGCGACAGACGGCGCAGGGAAGGGGTGTCCCGGGCGAGGAGCGCTTCCACAGGCGGCGCTCCCAGCCCCTGGAGACTCAAGTCATGTTCCAGCCCGACCTCACCGTCCGCGCGTTCTGTCACGCGGACGAGAAGCCCGCCTCTCGCGTGGGGAGCGCGTGGGCCTCCGACTCCCAGGCGCGGCGTGAGGCGCAGCGCCTCTCAGGGCCGCTCGCACGTCCAGACCGAGGACGCCAGCCACAGGGCGGCCCGGGACACGTGGCTGTACACCTCCGCCACGGGCGTGCCGCCCTGCGCCGTGCACCTGGCGATGGCATCCTCGCGGGCATTCGCCAGCGCGGTGCCGGAGTCATGGCTCTGCCCGCTGCCCGTGACGTACACCACCGCGGCCAGGGCCGCTCCGGAGCTGGTCAGCAGCAGCGTCAACACAAGGGCGATGGATTGCTTTCTCATGCTCCCGGAATATCCGGTTTTACAGCGAAGGTAGAGAAATAAGAGCCATGTCGAGGAGGCAGGAGCGCCACGACGGAGCTATCGTCGCTGGCCGCGCCCCTGGAGCCGGGACCAGGGCGCCGCGCTCCGCCAGAACGAATCCTCCCGGCTCAGCAGCCCCTGGCAGAGAGCGCTGGTCGCGCGGGCCGGGGCCTCCGCGTACGAGATGCGGCCCTCCAGTTCCTCCCGGACCCCCGACGCATCCCCGCCATCCTTGGGCATGCCCCACGCCACCAGGCTGCTCTGCTTCACCGCCGCCAGCGCGCCATAGCCCCGGTAGACGGCATGGACTCCCTCCGCGAGTTCCCTGGCCACCGAGGAGCTATCCCCGCCCGCCTCCGCGTATCCCCAGGTCACGACGGAGCCGTCCCGCATCAGCGCCGCCAGGCTCGTCCCGGGCCCATTCATGTACACGTCGAGCACGCCCTGCTGGAGCCGCTCATGCACCGCGGAGCTGTCCGCGCCGTAGAGCGTGCCCCCCCAGGTCACGACGGAGCCATCCGCCTTGAAGCCCACGTAGGCGACCAGGAAGTGCAGCACCCGCTCCACCCCTCCGGAGAGCTGCGCGATGACGTCCGGATCCCCGACATTGTTCGGGCCCGGATCCCCGGGCTCGAAGCCGTAGTGGCCCCAGTTCACCACCGAGCCATCCTCCTTCAGCGCCGCGAAGGCGAAGGTGGTGGCGAACACCTCCTTCACCCCTGACTGGAGCTGCTCCCGGACGGCGGAGCTGTCTCCCCCCTTCTCCCCGCCCCAGGTCACCACCGAGCCGTCGTCCTTCAGCGCCGCGAAGGCCTGCGCCGTGGAGTACACCGCCACCACCCCCGAGCTCAGTTGATCCGCCACCGCGCGGCTGTCGCCTCCCGTCTCGGGGTCCCCCCAGACCACCACCGAGCCGTCCTCCTTCAGCGCCGCGAAGGCATACATGCTGAAGTGGACGGACTTCACGCCCTCCTTCAATTGCTCACGCGTGGCCTCGTCCGGCACACCGCCTGCCTCCGGGTCGCCCCAAGCCACCACGGCGCCGCCCTCCTTCAAGGCCGTCACCGCGCCAAAGTTGGGAATCAGGCCGACCACGCCCGAGCGCAGCTCCTCCCGCACGGCGCTGCTGTCCCCGCCCACCTTCGGGTCGCCCCACGTCACCACGCCCCCGCCCTTCTTGTACGCGATGAAGAACGTCTCGACCTGGAGGACGGCCAGCACGTCGGACGTCAGCTCGTCCGCCACCGCGCTGATGTCTCCACCCTCGGCGGGGTTTCCCCAAGCAACCACCGAGCCGTCTTCCTTGAGCACCGCGAACGCCGACAGCGTGTCCGTCACGGTCCGAACACCGGAGCGGGCCTCTTCCGGCAGCGTGCCGCCGAAGTCCTGATGCCCCCACGCCTCCGCGGTGCCGTCCCCGCGCAGGGCCACGAAGGCCTGAGACGTTCCGCACAGGGTGCGCACCCCGGTCAGCCTCGCGCCCAGCTCCGGCGGAAGCAGCGCGGGGTGGTTCTCGCCGCCCCAGGTCACCACCGAGCCATCGTCGCGCAGCGCCGCGAGCACCGAGGGCGCATCGAAGACCGCGTGCGTGGTGAAGACGTTGCGCGCCCGCACCCGCACCCGGGCCTGCTCGTCACCCTCGCGCGCCACCACCACCAGCGCCTCGCTCGGGCTGCGATCGAAGAAGGT
The sequence above is drawn from the Corallococcus sp. NCRR genome and encodes:
- a CDS encoding glycosyl hydrolase family 18 protein, translating into MASKTKEDCNCADVADAADGCVKVQVHVDLKKKTLDVNMESGCTQPVGAGQAPAPTATQPLAAWNRQSGGDTFQVIFNGKVYENAWWVEAIHCPGQVDDPNTNPWRYKRDATQPEMDELGNPTDCNNPIPEPGDALTRDDAQTLAGYKKVGYERDGSGTSKLSYSSARVAKPVYNQYAQASTKPKVSAYITDWCQYDGRLDKPADQLEAKDYGRGFDLLNIPVTAYDRLIFSFMGVYKQARNPETKPGDKDIADSIIAHAEGAGFGQLGHVTLVDAWGDLASYRNCGLTAGHYDVTPTNWLNYYTESQVAGLLGGLRELKKKADAANHPLDLAFSIGGWSMSAYFSPMAADPAQRKVFIDSVIDIFTRFPMFSAVDIDWEYPGGGGLDFNPVLPEDGANFALLIEELRARLDALPALPGGKKREITIAAACDVEKLKRANIPELIRKGLNNVYLMAYDFFGFSWANELAHHTNLHASPGRPFSAEAAVKYLLESGVPSTALHMGYANYGRAAAQANPDTGTHNKQGSPLGSFEAGAVEFFDSIFNHIDFTKSPPEGKHGFTLYTDPTPNADYLYSSTMQHFISLDTPRTVKAKAEFALEHQLGGMFSWSADQDDGLLCNAAREGLGYSLTANGKTFDMAPTYKPGATRPLGPTGKGKGVK
- the tuf gene encoding elongation factor Tu → MAQEKLERNKPHANIGTIGHVDHGKTTLTAAITKVLAKSGGASFLAYDQLDKAPEERGRGIPLSTSHVEYKTANRHYTHVDCPEHADYVKNMLTGAAQLDGAILVVSAADGPMPQTREHILLARQVGVPSIVVFLNKVDLVDDAGSCELVELEVRELLSTYGFPGDDVPVIQGSALMALEGKDDNATGETAILKLLEAVDSYIPTPARAEDGPFLMPIEDVFSITGRGTVVTGRVERGVIKVGEAVEIVGLRETRSSGVTGIEMFRQLLDHGRAGDNIGVLLRGINREDVERGQVLAKPGTIQPHTKFKAEVYVLSKEEGGGNTPFRTHYRPQFYFRTTDVTGVMKLPEGSEMVMPGDNTSVEVELIAPIAMEPGVRFAVRAGGRTVGVGVVAQIIHE